From Anopheles funestus chromosome 3RL, idAnoFuneDA-416_04, whole genome shotgun sequence, a single genomic window includes:
- the LOC125768693 gene encoding uncharacterized protein LOC125768693, whose amino-acid sequence MRLTLQLCCGILLLCVVSGQQYKQQSASPASSSTSATSSFDTVPAAANNVAYRARQYSNQYSSSSEEEEDDRPVPSYNSGRQQQQGNTLKKSFKKPSYSSEELEQEEEPDRLTLLLEKSQFQCTGRTTGYYADESLGCEVFHYCQENQKHSWICPEGFTFHQVHLICMPPSGDNICEQSSKYHFVNDYLYKPINMEEHMTKPNVTLRYSERYYPENFYVDERHYDEERVLRQHEERHQPQQPIKQTYHHQPQQQTIRKQPVYATTPSSYRLPSSPQPTHSVYRSPDEINISLQQRRPASQPGSYIQSTTPRYEDEPEYDSYERK is encoded by the exons ATTAACGCTTCAGCTTTGCTGCGGAATACTGCTGCTGTGTGTAGTTTCTGGCCAGCAGTACAAGCAGCAATCGGCATCGCCTGCGTCCTCCTCGACATCTGCTACCAGCTCCTTCGACACGGTTCCTGCGGCGGCCAACAATGTAGCGTATCGCGCGCGACAGTACTCAAACCAGTACAGCAGCTCCtcggaggaggaagaggatgaTCGACCAGTGCCATCGTATAACAGTGgtcgtcagcagcagcagggtaACACACTGAAGAAAAGCTTCAAGAAACCGTCTTACTCGAGCGAAGAGCTGGAACAGGAAGAGGAACCAGACCGGCTGACGTTGCTGCTCGAAAAGTCTCAGTTCCAGTGTACGGGCCGCACGACTGGCTACTATGCTGACGAGAGTCTCGGCTGTGAAGTGTTCCACTACTGTCAGGAAAACCAGAAACACTCATGGATTTGCCCCGAGGGTTTCACTTTCCACCAGGTGCATCTGATCTGTATGCCGCCGTCAGGCGACAACATTTGTGAACAGTCGTCCAAGTATCACTTTGTCAACGATTATCTTTACAAGCCGATTAACATGGAGGAGCACATGACCAAACCTAACGTTACACTAAG GTATTCGGAACGTTACTATCCGGAGAACTTCTACGTTGACGAGCGTCACTATGACGAAGAACGCGTCCTGCGCCAGCACGAAGAACGCCATCAGCCACAGCAACCGATCAAGCAAACctaccaccaccaaccacaGCAGCAGACGATCCGTAAGCAACCGGTCTATGCCACGACACCGTCCTCCTACCGGTTGCCGTCCTCTCCTCAGCCCACCCACAGCGTCTACCGTTCGCCGGACGAGATTAACATCTCCCTGCAACAACGACGACCGGCATCGCAACCCGGATCCTACATCCAGTCGACCACTCCACGCTACGAGGACGAACCGGAATACGATAGCTACGAACGGAAGTAA
- the LOC125768699 gene encoding probable protein BRICK1-B → MDAHREAIQKQIHQDWANREYIEVITASIKRITDFLNSFDMSCRSRLAVLNEKLTTLERRIDYLEACVTKGETLQ, encoded by the exons ATGGACGCACATCGGGAGGCGATTCAGAAACAGATACACCAAGATTGGGCAAATCGAGAATACATCGAAGTGATAACAGCGAGCATCAAACGAATTACGGATTTTCTCAACTCGTTCG ATATGTCTTGCCGGTCCCGGTTGGCTGTTTTAAACGAGAAACTAACGACGCTAGAGCGAAGAATCGATTACCTGGAAGCGTGCGTCACGAAAGGAGAAACATTGCAATAG